A window of Mangifera indica cultivar Alphonso chromosome 13, CATAS_Mindica_2.1, whole genome shotgun sequence contains these coding sequences:
- the LOC123194683 gene encoding two-component response regulator ARR12-like isoform X4 — MTVEKTNGDQFPAGMRVLAVDDDPTCLLVLETLLRRCQYHVTTTSQAVTALKMLRDNRNKFDLVISDVHMPDMDGFKLLELVGLEMDLPVIMLSGNGDPKLVMKGITHGACDYLLKPVRIEELKNIWQHVIRRKKIDTKDCNHSDDQDKPHHGGGEAAGTRNSDQNGKLNKRRKDQNEDEDEERDENENENEDQSTQKKPRVVWSVDLHRKFVAAVNQLGIDKAVPKKILDLMNVEKLTRENVASHLQKYRLYLKRISCVANQQANMVAAFGNTDASYLRMGSVNGLGNFHSLAVSGQLQNSTFRSFPPGGMLGRLNTPAGLGMCGLPSGIIIDQTKFHPSILPGSHSANILQGMPKSQELDQLQPNKSISANDNTTVFPVNSGLPDARLTFGQSNNPHLSVTNKPLMLEGPPQESQGNRVFGNQSSVTLMALNSGSSSHMLDHGRCNDNLSTAVQSSGIQANYYSLGDCFKQSTMHPCNVRDNLSTMASQIGNNPYDVSSMPPLHSQLQDSKTDLPFQGVPISKNAGQMISNVPQQWENYKHDASHRLNIGYNSLNSAIPMNDDVGTFGQSLDPSNSLFHQSTEFDSIGQSNFVDPFPMKIDEVQRSGIQTSLNPKEEYLMVQQKTQSRYISNNVDSLEDLVSSMVKQLTDVVVIILASGI, encoded by the exons atgaCCGTAGAGAAAACAAACGGTGACCAGTTCCCGGCTGGCATGAGAGTTTTGGCTGTTGACGATGATCCAACTTGTTTGTTGGTTTTGGAGACTCTGCTTCGTCGTTGCCAATACCATG TTACCACAACAAGTCAGGCAGTCACCGCTCTGAAGATGTTAAGGGACAATAGGAACAAGTTTGACTTGGTTATCAGCGATGTGCATATGCCAGACATGGATGGTTTCAAGTTACTTGAACTTGTGGGGCTTGAGATGGACTTACCTGTTATTA TGTTGTCGGGAAATGGTGACCCGAAGCTTGTAATGAAGGGAATTACTCATGGAGCTTGCGATTATTTGCTGAAACCTGTTCGGATTGAGGAGTTAAAGAACATATGGCAACATGTAATCAGGAGGAAGAAAATTGATACAAAGGACTGTAATCATTCTGACGATCAAGACAAGCCCCATCATGGTGGTGGTGAAGCTGCAGGAACTAGGAACTCTGATCAGAATGGGAAGCTcaataaaagaaggaaagaccaaaatgaagatgaagatgaggagcgtgatgagaatgaaaatgaaaatgaggacCAATCAACCCAAAAGAAGCCTCGGGTTGTTTGGTCAGTGGATCTGCATCGCAAGTTTGTTGCAGCTGTTAATCAGCTGGGCATTGACA AGGCTGTACCAAAAAAGATACTAGATTTGATGAATGTTGAAAAGCTGACCAGAGAAAATGTGGCAAGCCATCTCCAG AAATATAGGCTTTACCTTAAAAGGATCAGCTGTGTCGCTAACCAACAAGCTAATATGGTAGCAGCCTTCGGCAATACAGATGCTTCATATTTGCGAATGGGTTCTGTTAACGGACTGGGGAATTTCCATTCCTTAGCTGTGTCTGGGCAGTTGCAGAATAGTACTTTTAGATCTTTTCCACCTGGTGGGATGCTTGGTAGATTGAACACTCCTGCTGGGCTGGGTATGTGTGGCCTCCCTTCAGGAATTATTATTGATCAGACAAAATTCCATCCAAGCATTCTTCCTGGAAGCCACAGTGCTAATATACTTCAAGGGATGCCAAAGTCCCAGGAACTTGACCAGTTACAACCAAACAAAAGTATCAGTGCTAATGATAATACAACAGTTTTCCCTGTTAACAGTGGTTTACCAGATGCAAGATTAACCTTTGGTCAATCAAATAATCCTCATCTTAGTGTTACAAACAAGCCCTTGATGTTAGAAGGACCTCCTCAAGAGTCCCAAGGTAACAGAGTATTTGGAAATCAGTCTTCTGTTACATTGATGGCCTTAAATTCAGGATCTTCTTCCCATATGCTAGATCATGGTAGATGCAATGATAATTTGTCAACTGCTGTTCAGTCATCTGGGATCCAGgcaaattattattcattagGTGACTGTTTTAAACAGTCTACTATGCATCCATGTAACGTGAGAGACAATCTTTCTACAATGGCCTCACAAATTGGAAATAATCCATATGATGTTTCTTCTATGCCTCCACTGCATAGCCAACTACAGGATTCAAAAACAGATTTACCATTTCAAGGAGTACCTATTAGCAAAAATGCAGGGCAAATGATTAGCAATGTCCCACAACAATGGGAAAACTATAAGCATGATGCTTCACACCGCTTAAATATTGGATACAACTCATTAAACTCTGCAATCCCCATGAATGATGATGTAGGTACTTTCGGCCAAAGCTTGGACCCAAGTAACAGTCTTTTTCACCAAAGCACAGAATTTGATTCAATTGGacaatcaaattttgttgatccCTTCCCCATGAAGATTGATGAGGTTCAAAGGTCTGGTATCCAAACATCATTAAATCCAAAGGAAGAGTATCTCATGGTCCAACAGAAGACACAGAGCCGTTACATTTCAAATAATGTTGACTCATTGGAAGATTTAGTGAGTTCAATGGTGAAACAG TTAACTGACGTGGTTGTCATTATTCTAGCTTCAGGCATCTGA
- the LOC123194683 gene encoding two-component response regulator ARR12-like isoform X2, translating to MTVEKTNGDQFPAGMRVLAVDDDPTCLLVLETLLRRCQYHVTTTSQAVTALKMLRDNRNKFDLVISDVHMPDMDGFKLLELVGLEMDLPVIMLSGNGDPKLVMKGITHGACDYLLKPVRIEELKNIWQHVIRRKKIDTKDCNHSDDQDKPHHGGGEAAGTRNSDQNGKLNKRRKDQNEDEDEERDENENENEDQSTQKKPRVVWSVDLHRKFVAAVNQLGIDKAVPKKILDLMNVEKLTRENVASHLQKYRLYLKRISCVANQQANMVAAFGNTDASYLRMGSVNGLGNFHSLAVSGQLQNSTFRSFPPGGMLGRLNTPAGLGMCGLPSGIIIDQTKFHPSILPGSHSANILQGMPKSQELDQLQPNKSISANDNTTVFPVNSGLPDARLTFGQSNNPHLSVTNKPLMLEGPPQESQGNRVFGNQSSVTLMALNSGSSSHMLDHGRCNDNLSTAVQSSGIQANYYSLGDCFKQSTMHPCNVRDNLSTMASQIGNNPYDVSSMPPLHSQLQDSKTDLPFQGVPISKNAGQMISNVPQQWENYKHDASHRLNIGYNSLNSAIPMNDDVGTFGQSLDPSNSLFHQSTEFDSIGQSNFVDPFPMKIDEVQRSGIQTSLNPKEEYLMVQQKTQSRYISNNVDSLEDLVSSMVKQVIVMVKDDGLPWFNEEKLPMKEKHGILGYLSF from the exons atgaCCGTAGAGAAAACAAACGGTGACCAGTTCCCGGCTGGCATGAGAGTTTTGGCTGTTGACGATGATCCAACTTGTTTGTTGGTTTTGGAGACTCTGCTTCGTCGTTGCCAATACCATG TTACCACAACAAGTCAGGCAGTCACCGCTCTGAAGATGTTAAGGGACAATAGGAACAAGTTTGACTTGGTTATCAGCGATGTGCATATGCCAGACATGGATGGTTTCAAGTTACTTGAACTTGTGGGGCTTGAGATGGACTTACCTGTTATTA TGTTGTCGGGAAATGGTGACCCGAAGCTTGTAATGAAGGGAATTACTCATGGAGCTTGCGATTATTTGCTGAAACCTGTTCGGATTGAGGAGTTAAAGAACATATGGCAACATGTAATCAGGAGGAAGAAAATTGATACAAAGGACTGTAATCATTCTGACGATCAAGACAAGCCCCATCATGGTGGTGGTGAAGCTGCAGGAACTAGGAACTCTGATCAGAATGGGAAGCTcaataaaagaaggaaagaccaaaatgaagatgaagatgaggagcgtgatgagaatgaaaatgaaaatgaggacCAATCAACCCAAAAGAAGCCTCGGGTTGTTTGGTCAGTGGATCTGCATCGCAAGTTTGTTGCAGCTGTTAATCAGCTGGGCATTGACA AGGCTGTACCAAAAAAGATACTAGATTTGATGAATGTTGAAAAGCTGACCAGAGAAAATGTGGCAAGCCATCTCCAG AAATATAGGCTTTACCTTAAAAGGATCAGCTGTGTCGCTAACCAACAAGCTAATATGGTAGCAGCCTTCGGCAATACAGATGCTTCATATTTGCGAATGGGTTCTGTTAACGGACTGGGGAATTTCCATTCCTTAGCTGTGTCTGGGCAGTTGCAGAATAGTACTTTTAGATCTTTTCCACCTGGTGGGATGCTTGGTAGATTGAACACTCCTGCTGGGCTGGGTATGTGTGGCCTCCCTTCAGGAATTATTATTGATCAGACAAAATTCCATCCAAGCATTCTTCCTGGAAGCCACAGTGCTAATATACTTCAAGGGATGCCAAAGTCCCAGGAACTTGACCAGTTACAACCAAACAAAAGTATCAGTGCTAATGATAATACAACAGTTTTCCCTGTTAACAGTGGTTTACCAGATGCAAGATTAACCTTTGGTCAATCAAATAATCCTCATCTTAGTGTTACAAACAAGCCCTTGATGTTAGAAGGACCTCCTCAAGAGTCCCAAGGTAACAGAGTATTTGGAAATCAGTCTTCTGTTACATTGATGGCCTTAAATTCAGGATCTTCTTCCCATATGCTAGATCATGGTAGATGCAATGATAATTTGTCAACTGCTGTTCAGTCATCTGGGATCCAGgcaaattattattcattagGTGACTGTTTTAAACAGTCTACTATGCATCCATGTAACGTGAGAGACAATCTTTCTACAATGGCCTCACAAATTGGAAATAATCCATATGATGTTTCTTCTATGCCTCCACTGCATAGCCAACTACAGGATTCAAAAACAGATTTACCATTTCAAGGAGTACCTATTAGCAAAAATGCAGGGCAAATGATTAGCAATGTCCCACAACAATGGGAAAACTATAAGCATGATGCTTCACACCGCTTAAATATTGGATACAACTCATTAAACTCTGCAATCCCCATGAATGATGATGTAGGTACTTTCGGCCAAAGCTTGGACCCAAGTAACAGTCTTTTTCACCAAAGCACAGAATTTGATTCAATTGGacaatcaaattttgttgatccCTTCCCCATGAAGATTGATGAGGTTCAAAGGTCTGGTATCCAAACATCATTAAATCCAAAGGAAGAGTATCTCATGGTCCAACAGAAGACACAGAGCCGTTACATTTCAAATAATGTTGACTCATTGGAAGATTTAGTGAGTTCAATGGTGAAACAG GTCATTGTCATGGTTAAAGATGATGGCCTACCCTGGTTTAATGAAGAAAAACTTCCTATGAAAGAAAAGCATGGTATACTTGGATATCTATCTTTTTAG